In Aegilops tauschii subsp. strangulata cultivar AL8/78 chromosome 3, Aet v6.0, whole genome shotgun sequence, one genomic interval encodes:
- the LOC109774457 gene encoding rust resistance kinase Lr10 isoform X1 translates to MVMLPALKALTVLFVLAVLAAGQAEGRHHQLNCPSFSCGPLGNVSSPFRQASDPPGCGYQSYELVCSDTKATISIDNATYYVSAINYIIHTFWVIDADLDLYNNCPLPRWKRNWRPVEPIRIIRRQWVHSKVVELAPATPYQANFVNCSQEVKDNGMYMPVACLSNSHSFVYVLTSLRSDSMENLEPCCGFLAMTPLDGQETRSTVPLENVSYADVVKFMKYGFSVGFPSKRRGYGNFKECLMDSMPSSPKDWILSILMVDEIFLGCAIVEVPLPIGICLYIIQVASPFFKLFAALCRFVLAPLVVLIFLTYKYWKTRITIDAVEKFLLMQQMISPSRYAYTDIVAVTSHFRNKLGQGGYGSVYEGVLPGDVHVAVKLLEGNSNCNGEDFINEVSTIGRIHHVNVVHLVGFCSEEMRRALVYEYMPAGSLDKYIFSPESQKTFSWDKLNEIALGIARGINYLHQGCEMQIIHFDIKPHNILLNSNFVPKVADFGLAKLYPRDKSFVPSRALRGTIGYIAPEMISRSFGLISSKSDVYSFGMLLLEMAGGRRNADPNAANSSQSYYPSWVYDRLAEQEVREISPADDMHELEKKLCIVGLWCIQMRSQDRPTMGEVIEMLEGGVDGLQMPSRPFFCDEGHIHIEDSYHLPSEFTEISEEDG, encoded by the exons ATGGTGATGCTCCCTGCTCTCAAGGCCTTAACTGTCTTGTTTGTGCTTGCAGTTCTTGCTGCAGGTCAGGCAGAAGGGCGACATCATCAGCTTAATTGTCCTTCTTTCTCGTGCGGCCCTCTTGGAAATGTGTCGTCCCCATTTCGACAGGCAAGTGATCCACCTGGGTGCGGTTATCAATCTTACGAGCTAGTTTGCAGTGATACTAAGGCTACAATTAGCATCGACAACGCAACATACTATGTGTCTGCCATCAACTACATCATTCATACCTTCTGGGTCATCGATGCCGACTTGGATTTATACAACAACTGCCCTCTACCTCGTTGGAAGCGGAACTGGCGCCCTGTTGAACCCATAAGGATAATCCGACGCCAATGGGTTCACAGCAAGGTAGTCGAATTAGCCCCCGCAACACCTTATCAGGCTAACTTTGTTAATTGTTCTCAGGAAGTAAAGGACAATGGTATGTACATGCCTGTTGCTTGCCTGAGCAACAGCCATTCTTTTGTTTATGTGTTAACTAGCCTAAGATCCGACAGTATGGAGAATCTCGAGCCTTGTTGCGGTTTTCTGGCCATGACTCCACTAGATGGCCAGGAGACTCGGAGCACTGTGCCATTAGAGAATGTGAGCTATGCAGATGTTGTAAAATTTATGAAGTATGGGTTCAGTGTTGGATTTCCTTCCAAACGTCGTGGGTATGGAAATTTCAAGGAATGCCTGATGGATTCAATGCC CTCATCCCCTAAAGATTGGATTCTGAGCATTCTTATGGTCGATGAAATTTTCTTGGGTTGCGCAATTGTTGAAGTTCCCTTACCCATTGGAATATGCTTGTATATAATACAGGTGGCCTCGCCGTTTTTCAAGTTGTTTGCTG CCCTATGCAGGTTCGTGTTGGCACCGTTGGTGGTATTGATCTTCCTTACCTACAAGTACTGGAAAACAAGGATCACAATTGATGCTGTTGAGAAGTTCCTACTGATGCAACAAATGATCAGCCCATCGAGGTATGCCTATACAGACATTGTTGCAGTCACAAGCCATTTCAGAAACAAGCTAGGCCAAGGTGGCTACGGCTCCGTGTATGAGGGTGTGCTCCCAGGCGATGTCCATGTGGCTGTCAAATTGCTGGAGGGAAACTCTAACTGCAATGGAGAAGATTTCATCAATGAGGTCTCCACCATCGGCAGGATCCACCATGTCAATGTGGTCCATCTTGTGGGGTTCTGCTCAGAGGAAATGAGAAGGGCCCTGGTTTACGAGTACATGCCTGCTGGTTCTCTCGACAAGTACATCTTCTCACCAGAAAGCCAGAAGACCTTCTCCTGGGATAAGCTCAATGAGATTGCTTTGGGCATTGCTCGAGGGATCAACTACCTGCATCAGGGATGTGAGATGCAGATTATACACTTTGACATCAAGCCGCACAACATCTTGCTCAATAGCAATTTTGTCCCAAAAGTTGCTGATTTCGGACTCGCCAAACTGTACCCAAGGGACAAGAGTTTTGTGCCATCGAGAGCCCTACGGGGAACAATTGGGTACATAGCTCCTGAGATGATATCTAGGAGCTTTGGCCTCATATCGAGCAAGTCTGATGTTTACAGCTTTGGGATGCTGCTGCTGGAGAtggctggaggaagaaggaaTGCCGATCCAAATGCAGCAAACTCAAGCCAGTCTTACTACCCATCATGGGTGTATGACAGACTAGCTGAACAAGAAGTGCGTGAGATTTCTCCCGCTGACGACATGCACGAGTTGGAGAAGAAGTTGTGCATTGTTGGATTATGGTGCATCCAGATGAGGTCCCAAGATCGACCAACAATGGGGGAGGTGATAGAGATGCTGGAAGGCGGCGTTGATGGCTTGCAGATGCCTTCTCGGCCGTTCTTCTGTGACGAAGGACACATCCATATAGAGGATTCTTATCATTTGCCATCCGAGTTCACTGAAATCTCCGAGGAGGACGGGTGA
- the LOC109774457 gene encoding rust resistance kinase Lr10 isoform X2, whose product MYMPVACLSNSHSFVYVLTSLRSDSMENLEPCCGFLAMTPLDGQETRSTVPLENVSYADVVKFMKYGFSVGFPSKRRGYGNFKECLMDSMPSSPKDWILSILMVDEIFLGCAIVEVPLPIGICLYIIQVASPFFKLFAALCRFVLAPLVVLIFLTYKYWKTRITIDAVEKFLLMQQMISPSRYAYTDIVAVTSHFRNKLGQGGYGSVYEGVLPGDVHVAVKLLEGNSNCNGEDFINEVSTIGRIHHVNVVHLVGFCSEEMRRALVYEYMPAGSLDKYIFSPESQKTFSWDKLNEIALGIARGINYLHQGCEMQIIHFDIKPHNILLNSNFVPKVADFGLAKLYPRDKSFVPSRALRGTIGYIAPEMISRSFGLISSKSDVYSFGMLLLEMAGGRRNADPNAANSSQSYYPSWVYDRLAEQEVREISPADDMHELEKKLCIVGLWCIQMRSQDRPTMGEVIEMLEGGVDGLQMPSRPFFCDEGHIHIEDSYHLPSEFTEISEEDG is encoded by the exons ATGTACATGCCTGTTGCTTGCCTGAGCAACAGCCATTCTTTTGTTTATGTGTTAACTAGCCTAAGATCCGACAGTATGGAGAATCTCGAGCCTTGTTGCGGTTTTCTGGCCATGACTCCACTAGATGGCCAGGAGACTCGGAGCACTGTGCCATTAGAGAATGTGAGCTATGCAGATGTTGTAAAATTTATGAAGTATGGGTTCAGTGTTGGATTTCCTTCCAAACGTCGTGGGTATGGAAATTTCAAGGAATGCCTGATGGATTCAATGCC CTCATCCCCTAAAGATTGGATTCTGAGCATTCTTATGGTCGATGAAATTTTCTTGGGTTGCGCAATTGTTGAAGTTCCCTTACCCATTGGAATATGCTTGTATATAATACAGGTGGCCTCGCCGTTTTTCAAGTTGTTTGCTG CCCTATGCAGGTTCGTGTTGGCACCGTTGGTGGTATTGATCTTCCTTACCTACAAGTACTGGAAAACAAGGATCACAATTGATGCTGTTGAGAAGTTCCTACTGATGCAACAAATGATCAGCCCATCGAGGTATGCCTATACAGACATTGTTGCAGTCACAAGCCATTTCAGAAACAAGCTAGGCCAAGGTGGCTACGGCTCCGTGTATGAGGGTGTGCTCCCAGGCGATGTCCATGTGGCTGTCAAATTGCTGGAGGGAAACTCTAACTGCAATGGAGAAGATTTCATCAATGAGGTCTCCACCATCGGCAGGATCCACCATGTCAATGTGGTCCATCTTGTGGGGTTCTGCTCAGAGGAAATGAGAAGGGCCCTGGTTTACGAGTACATGCCTGCTGGTTCTCTCGACAAGTACATCTTCTCACCAGAAAGCCAGAAGACCTTCTCCTGGGATAAGCTCAATGAGATTGCTTTGGGCATTGCTCGAGGGATCAACTACCTGCATCAGGGATGTGAGATGCAGATTATACACTTTGACATCAAGCCGCACAACATCTTGCTCAATAGCAATTTTGTCCCAAAAGTTGCTGATTTCGGACTCGCCAAACTGTACCCAAGGGACAAGAGTTTTGTGCCATCGAGAGCCCTACGGGGAACAATTGGGTACATAGCTCCTGAGATGATATCTAGGAGCTTTGGCCTCATATCGAGCAAGTCTGATGTTTACAGCTTTGGGATGCTGCTGCTGGAGAtggctggaggaagaaggaaTGCCGATCCAAATGCAGCAAACTCAAGCCAGTCTTACTACCCATCATGGGTGTATGACAGACTAGCTGAACAAGAAGTGCGTGAGATTTCTCCCGCTGACGACATGCACGAGTTGGAGAAGAAGTTGTGCATTGTTGGATTATGGTGCATCCAGATGAGGTCCCAAGATCGACCAACAATGGGGGAGGTGATAGAGATGCTGGAAGGCGGCGTTGATGGCTTGCAGATGCCTTCTCGGCCGTTCTTCTGTGACGAAGGACACATCCATATAGAGGATTCTTATCATTTGCCATCCGAGTTCACTGAAATCTCCGAGGAGGACGGGTGA